The following are from one region of the Desulfobacterales bacterium genome:
- a CDS encoding zinc-ribbon domain-containing protein, with the protein MNINCDKCGSSFGLDDKSIKKTGSKVRCSKCKNIFLVYPQEKKEEPAKVKKEVSKKIEKPKPESKVARVPIKKQDIDDHELELDSDLDENLDLELDLSMMPDEDDEDFEVKKPKSKKEAPPKKEIKPQKVDKEDNEDDLLDFDEIEKILESDEPQGNGDFDELDLDMDADLDSLDLKLDEDVESVSELSMSEVPDLDLEVPDIDDFDIDEPVDSDEKEDVDLEGLDLRLDLDDDEYSPQSAPANDDEDLDDLKLELDLGYESKKSTPPKKQEKKQDKKQEKKQPEPEFEDEDDGEFDLGLDLEMDGGLEETADAHSKEEDGDIEELEFNLDFGEDDEEIPKKSPAKSKKIEEEFEEDEADLSDIEDMILEEKDEKSEKSENEEEFELDLDLEELAHKPKKQAKPDAVVEEELDFSDLEDMLDEETTQDKDETPEDIELEFDIDFEDTSSKKAPVKSNDDDIELEFETEDIEKTEVTRDTKREKIAETVIGQSSDDEEDIYEEDIYEPEVPQTFSKSKPKKSGFLFVIIFILIIGCAAAGIFLFKDKIPYIKDMDIPFLGGSKAVIQTKESSSVVIENVKNEFVQNANAGKLFVVSGTVKNHYPHSRSYIQLMVKLYSTDEKMIDTKDEKMIDSKTVYCGNTLTDDELKTLDIKLIEMRLGKPEGDNNMGLNIKPNESIPFMVVFSPSKELKTFKPEIVNSVEVR; encoded by the coding sequence CTCCAGTTTTGGTTTAGATGATAAATCAATAAAAAAAACTGGCAGCAAAGTGCGTTGTTCAAAATGCAAAAACATTTTTCTTGTATATCCCCAGGAAAAAAAAGAAGAACCAGCTAAGGTTAAAAAGGAAGTTTCTAAAAAAATAGAAAAGCCTAAGCCTGAATCAAAAGTTGCTAGAGTTCCCATAAAAAAACAAGACATAGATGATCATGAGCTTGAATTAGATTCTGACCTTGACGAAAATCTTGATCTTGAATTAGATCTTTCTATGATGCCTGATGAAGATGATGAAGACTTTGAAGTAAAGAAACCTAAATCTAAAAAAGAAGCTCCGCCAAAAAAAGAGATTAAACCTCAAAAGGTTGATAAAGAAGATAATGAAGATGATCTTTTAGATTTTGATGAAATTGAAAAAATTTTGGAGTCAGATGAACCTCAAGGAAATGGCGACTTTGATGAGTTAGATTTAGATATGGATGCAGACCTTGATAGTTTGGATTTGAAATTAGATGAAGATGTGGAGTCTGTTTCTGAATTATCAATGTCAGAAGTTCCTGATCTTGATTTAGAGGTTCCCGACATTGATGACTTCGATATTGACGAGCCAGTAGATTCTGACGAAAAAGAAGATGTTGACCTTGAAGGTTTAGACCTGAGGCTTGATTTAGATGATGATGAATATTCTCCTCAATCTGCTCCAGCTAATGATGATGAAGATTTAGATGATTTAAAACTCGAGTTAGATTTAGGTTATGAATCTAAAAAATCAACTCCTCCAAAAAAACAAGAGAAAAAACAGGATAAAAAACAAGAGAAAAAACAACCCGAGCCTGAATTTGAAGATGAAGATGATGGAGAATTTGATTTAGGGCTTGACCTTGAAATGGATGGCGGTTTAGAAGAAACTGCTGATGCCCATTCTAAAGAAGAGGATGGAGATATAGAAGAACTTGAATTTAATCTTGATTTTGGAGAAGATGACGAGGAAATTCCTAAAAAATCTCCAGCAAAGAGTAAAAAAATAGAAGAAGAATTTGAAGAAGACGAAGCTGATTTATCAGATATAGAAGATATGATTTTAGAAGAAAAAGATGAAAAATCTGAAAAATCTGAAAATGAGGAAGAGTTTGAATTAGACCTTGACCTCGAAGAACTTGCTCATAAACCTAAAAAACAAGCTAAACCAGACGCAGTAGTAGAAGAAGAATTGGATTTTTCAGATTTAGAAGATATGCTTGATGAAGAAACAACTCAGGATAAAGACGAAACTCCTGAAGATATTGAATTAGAGTTTGATATTGATTTTGAAGATACATCTTCTAAAAAAGCTCCAGTTAAGTCAAATGATGATGATATTGAACTTGAATTTGAAACTGAGGACATTGAAAAAACGGAAGTTACAAGAGATACAAAAAGGGAAAAAATTGCAGAAACTGTAATAGGACAATCTTCAGACGACGAAGAAGATATTTATGAAGAAGATATTTATGAACCAGAAGTACCTCAAACTTTTTCAAAATCTAAACCTAAAAAAAGTGGATTTTTATTCGTGATTATTTTTATTCTTATAATTGGATGTGCTGCAGCGGGTATATTCCTTTTTAAAGATAAAATTCCGTATATTAAAGATATGGATATCCCATTTTTAGGAGGTTCGAAAGCAGTAATTCAAACGAAAGAAAGTTCAAGTGTAGTAATTGAAAATGTAAAAAATGAGTTTGTTCAAAATGCAAATGCTGGAAAACTTTTTGTTGTATCTGGAACTGTAAAAAATCATTATCCTCATTCAAGGAGCTACATTCAGTTAATGGTTAAGCTTTATTCAACTGATGAGAAAATGATAGATACAAAAGATGAAAAAATGATAGATTCAAAAACAGTTTATTGCGGAAATACTCTAACTGATGATGAATTAAAAACGCTTGATATAAAATTAATAGAAATGAGATTAGGAAAACCCGAAGGCGATAATAATATGGGCTTGAACATTAAGCCAAATGAAAGTATTCCTTTTATGGTGGTATTTTCTCCATCTAAAGAGTTGAAAACATTTAAGCCAGAGATAGTTAATTCTGTTGAAGTAAGGTAA